The following coding sequences are from one Lolium rigidum isolate FL_2022 chromosome 6, APGP_CSIRO_Lrig_0.1, whole genome shotgun sequence window:
- the LOC124661310 gene encoding probable mitochondrial-processing peptidase subunit beta, mitochondrial, giving the protein MAAAAAAARSKRRLLPYFHRLLHSAASPSPNRFLRHASPVPRAADHAPFFRLPAARVSTLPTGLRVVTQAYPAATRMASVGVWVDAGSRFELPGTNGTAHFLEHMAFKGTQRRPTAHALEVEIEDMGARLNAYTSREQTTFFADVQGRDVPAALDVLSDILQHPRFPQQAIQRERGVILREMEEVQGMMEEVIFDHLHTAAFRDHPLGDTILGPKENIHSISKNDLQQYISTHYTCPRTVVSAAGDVDHDEVVDKVKELFTGFSTDPTTADQLVEANPAVFTGSEVRIEDAEMPLAHLAIAFKGSSWTDPRSIPLMVTQSILGAWNRSIGVGNCSGSSLARGISNGELAESLMAFNTNYRDTGLFGIYTTAPPDALHDLSRLIMEEFRRLAFRVSETEVARARNQLKSSLLLHIDGSTAVSENNGRQMLTYGRVMPFLELFARIDAVDCAAIMETAKDFIVDKDVALAAVGPVSNLPELSWFRSQTSSDEKFTAKLFSLGA; this is encoded by the exons atggcggccgccgccgccgccgcccgctcgaAGCGCAGGCTCCTGCCATACTTCCACCGCCTCCTCCactccgccgcctccccctcgccCAACCGCTTCCTGCGCCACGCGTCGCCGGTGCCGCGCGCCGCCGACCACGCCCCCTTCTTCCGCCTCCCCGCCGCGCGCGTCTCCACGCTCCCCACCGGCCTCCGCGTCGTCACGCAGGCCTACCCGGCCGCCACCCGCATGGCCTCCGTCGGCGTCTGGGTCGACGCCGGCAGCCGCTTCGAGCTGCCCGGCACCAACGGCACCGCGCACTTCCTCGAGCACATGGCCTTCAAGGGCACCCAGCGCCGCCCCACCGCGCACGCGCTCGAGGTCGAGATCGAGGACATGGGCGCGCGCCTCAACGCCTACACCTCCCGCGAGCAGACCACCTTCTTCGCCGACGTGCAGGGCCGCGACGTGCCCGCCGCGCTCGACGTCCTCAGCGACATCCTACAGCACCCGCGATTCCCGCAGCAGGCCATCCAGCGAGAGCGCGGCGTCATCCTCCGCGAGATGGAGGAG GTGCAAGGAATGATGGAGGAGGTCATATTTGATCACTTGCATACTGCAGCATTTCGGGATCATCCGTTAGGGGACACAATATTAGGTCCGAAGGAGAACATCCACTCGATCTCGAAGAATGATTTGCAGCAGTATATTTCAACTCATTATACCTGTCCTAGAACG GTTGTATCTGCTGCTGGAGATGTCGATCATGATGAGGTTGTTGATAAAGTCAAGGAATTGTTTACCGGATTCTCTACTGATCCAACTACTGCAGATCAACTTGTTGAGGCAAACCCGGCTGTTTTTACTGGCTCAGAG GTTCGCATAGAGGATGCCGAGATGCCTCTAGCACATCTTGCAATTGCTTTCAAGGGTTCATCTTGGACTGACCCTAGATCAATTCCTCTTATGGTCACCCAAAGCATATTGGGAGCTTGGAACAGAAGCATAGGTGTAGGGAACTGCTCAGG GTCTTCTTTAGCTCGTGGCATCAGCAATGGTGAGTTAGCTGAGAGCCTGATGGCGTTCAACACTAACTATCGTGATACAGGATTATTTGGCATCTATACTACTGCTCCG CCTGATGCACTACATGACCTGTCACGGTTAATAATGGAAGAATTCAGAAGACTTGCATTCAGAGTGTCAGAGACAGAGGTTGCTCGTGCTCGTAATCAG TTGAAATCTTCTCTTTTACTCCATATTGATGGATCAACTGCGGTTTCTGAGAATAATGGTCGCCAG ATGCTAACCTATGGACGAGTAATGCCATTCTTGGAGCTTTTTGCTCGAATTGATGCTGTTGACTGCGCTGCGATAATGGAAACAGCCAAGGACTTCATAGTTGATAAG GATGTTGCCCTTGCTGCAGTCGGACCGGTCTCTAATTTGCCAGAGCTGAGTTGGTTTCGCTCACAGACAAGTTCTGATGAGAAATTTACTGCTAAACTGTTTTCGCTGGGGGCGTAA
- the LOC124659180 gene encoding V-type proton ATPase subunit B 2-like, translated as MVVSNGNVDMEEGTLEIGMEYRTVSGVAGPLVILDKVKGPKYQEIVNIRLGDGTTRRGQVLEVDGEKAVVQVFEGTSGIDNKYTTVQFTGEVLKTPVSLDMLGRIFNGSGKPIDNGPPILPEAYLDISGSSINPSERTYPEEMIQTGISTIDVMNSIARGQKIPLFSAAGLPHNEIAAQICRQAGLVKRKEKTDNLLENAEEDNFAIVFAAMGVNMETAQFFKRDFEENGSMERVTLFLNLANDPTIERIITPRIALTTAEYLAYECGKHVLVILTDMSSYADALREVSAAREEVPGRRGYPGYMYTDLATIYERAGRIEGRKGSITQIPILTMPNDDITHPTPDLTGYITEGQIYIDRQLHNRQIYPPINVLPSLSRLMKSAIGEGMTRRDHSDVSNQLYANYAIGKDVQAMKAVVGEEALSSEDLLYLEFLDKFERKFVAQGAYDTRNIFQSLDLAWTLLRIFPRELLHRIPAKTLDQFYSRDASH; from the exons ATGGTCGTCTCAAATGGCAATGTCGACATGGAGGAAGGAACCCTTGAAATCGGGATGG AGTACAGGACAGTTTCTGGTGTTGCTGGCCCTCTCGTGATTCTTGACAAAGTGAAG GGCCCTAAATACCAAGAAATCGTCAACATACGATTGGGAGATGGCACAACTAGGCGTGGTCAGGTGCTCGAAGTTGATGGGGAGAAAGCTGTGGTTCAG GTTTTCGAGGGAACTTCTGGTATTGACAACAAATATACAACTGTGCAATTCACTGGTGAG GTTCTAAAAACTCCGGTGTCACTGGATATGCTTGGGCGCATTTTCAATGGTTCTGGGAAACCTATAGATAACGGGCCACCAATTTTACCAGAGGCATACCTGGACATTTCCG GAAGTTCTATCAATCCCAGTGAACGGACATACCCTGAAGAAATGATTCAGACTGGCATATCTACAATTGATGTCATGAATTCTATAGCTCGTGGTCAGAAGATCCCTCTATTCTCCGCTGCaggtctcccacacaatgaaattGCTGCTCAGATTTGCCGCCAGGCTGGTTTGGTAAAGCGTAAAGAGAAGACTGATAATCTCCTCGAG AATGCCGAGGAGGACAATTTTGCTATTGTCTTTGCTGCTATGGGAGTAAACATGGAAACAGCACAATTTTTCAAGCGTGATTTTGAGGAGAATGGTTCGATGGAAAGAGTTACCTTATTTCTTAATCTG GCAAATGATCCAACCATTGAGCGTATTATTACTCCAAGAATTGCTCTCACAACAGCGGAGTACTTGGCATATGAGTGTGGGAAGCATGTGCTTGTCATCCTGACTGACATGAGTTCATATGCAGATGCACTTCGTGAA GTTTCTGCTGCTCGAGAGGAAGTACCTGGAAGGCGTGGTTATCCCGGTTATATGTATACTGACTTAGCAACTATCTATGAGCGTGCTGGTCGCATTGAAGGAAGAAAAGGATCAATTACACAGATTCCTATTTTAACCATGCCTAATGATG ATATTACCCATCCAACTCCTGACCTTACTGGTTACATTACTGAGGGGCAGATCTACATTGACAGGCAGCTACACAATCGTCAG ATATACCCACCAATTAATGTCCTTCCCTCACTTTCGCGGCTCATGAAG AGCGCTATTGGCGAAGGCATGACTCGACGGGATCATTCTGATGTCTCAAACCAG CTATATGCCAACTACGCCATAGGCAAGGACGTGCAGGCTATGAAGGCAGTGGTGGGAGAGGAGGCACTTTCATCAGAGGACTTG CTCTACCTTGAGTTCCTTGACAAGTTTGAGAGGAAGTTTGTGGCTCAGGGAGCATATGACACGCGAAACATCTTTCAGTCGCTTGACCTCGCCTGGACCCTACTCCGCATCTTTCCCCGTGAGCTGCTTCACCGTATTCCGGCGAAAACCCTTGATCAGTTCTACAGTCGTGATGCCTCCCACTAA